In Paracoccus liaowanqingii, one DNA window encodes the following:
- a CDS encoding prolipoprotein diacylglyceryl transferase, with translation MKLRATLMASCAMALIGTTAIADCAADLAQLHSEDLQIGQGQGIAKDGSLPPLATADAAPESDSAATPVPGAAAHGREDNAAGNIETAGSTVADSDMAAADTAASAETVPPGEVEGEGSANDGAQEAHDAAEGSNSPMTPENDDAAATGEDSAASDTDAAGGTAATSDMAAANSATSAEGTPSGDGIAKDGSLAPQEGTEAEAGTPRAMSGQDVQAQQEGNPTAAESAESSAMAETTSGTTTNSSADTPAGGTDRSSSETSPAIDSDTAEGEATMASPDRSELVAEAQAALNAGDEEACREAIEKIEAL, from the coding sequence ATGAAACTGCGTGCTACTTTGATGGCCAGCTGTGCGATGGCACTGATTGGAACAACTGCCATTGCAGACTGCGCTGCGGACTTGGCCCAACTTCACTCAGAAGATCTGCAGATCGGTCAAGGCCAAGGTATCGCCAAGGACGGATCGTTGCCACCACTGGCAACCGCGGATGCCGCGCCTGAAAGCGATAGCGCCGCAACACCCGTTCCCGGTGCCGCGGCCCACGGCAGGGAAGACAACGCTGCAGGTAATATTGAAACTGCCGGCAGTACGGTTGCAGACAGTGACATGGCGGCTGCCGATACCGCAGCCTCTGCCGAGACGGTACCCCCCGGCGAGGTCGAAGGGGAAGGCTCCGCAAACGATGGAGCGCAGGAAGCTCATGACGCGGCAGAAGGAAGCAACAGCCCAATGACGCCCGAGAATGATGACGCGGCTGCCACCGGCGAAGACAGTGCAGCAAGCGATACGGATGCTGCTGGCGGCACAGCCGCGACAAGCGATATGGCAGCCGCTAATTCGGCCACCTCGGCCGAAGGCACGCCCTCAGGTGACGGCATTGCGAAAGACGGATCACTTGCTCCGCAGGAGGGAACGGAAGCAGAAGCCGGCACTCCCCGCGCCATGTCGGGACAGGACGTCCAGGCTCAGCAGGAAGGCAACCCAACTGCTGCTGAAAGCGCTGAAAGCAGCGCTATGGCTGAGACCACCTCAGGCACGACCACCAACAGCAGCGCAGATACGCCAGCCGGTGGGACTGACAGGTCAAGCTCTGAGACGAGTCCCGCCATAGACAGCGATACGGCTGAGGGCGAAGCAACCATGGCGTCCCCTGACCGCAGTGAATTGGTCGCCGAAGCACAGGCAGCTCTCAATGCCGGCGATGAAGAAGCATGCCGTGAAGCTATCGAGAAGATCGAAGCTCTCTGA
- a CDS encoding YciE/YciF ferroxidase family protein: MADQTLDTLFHETLKDIYYAERKIATALRKMSRAAQNPDLKAAFETHEQETQAQYERLSDVFETIGKKPRGKTCDAIEGIIAEGQEIMDEFKGSPALDAGLLAAAQAVEHYEIARYGTLKAWARQLGLEEAERLLDETLQEEMATDQILTGLAETVINAAAESTKA, from the coding sequence ATGGCTGATCAAACACTTGATACGTTGTTCCACGAGACGCTCAAGGACATCTATTATGCCGAACGCAAGATCGCGACGGCTCTACGGAAAATGTCCCGTGCTGCTCAGAACCCTGATCTGAAAGCTGCTTTCGAGACGCATGAGCAGGAAACACAAGCCCAATACGAGCGCCTATCCGATGTCTTCGAAACGATTGGCAAAAAGCCCCGTGGTAAAACTTGCGATGCCATCGAGGGTATCATTGCCGAGGGTCAGGAGATCATGGATGAGTTCAAGGGAAGCCCCGCTCTCGATGCTGGACTTTTAGCCGCCGCACAGGCCGTCGAGCATTATGAAATTGCCCGCTATGGTACGTTGAAAGCATGGGCGCGGCAACTTGGACTGGAAGAGGCCGAACGCTTGCTGGACGAAACTCTGCAGGAAGAGATGGCGACCGATCAAATACTGACCGGCCTTGCAGAAACTGTCATTAATGCTGCTGCCGAGAGCACGAAAGCCTAA